Within Cyprinus carpio isolate SPL01 chromosome A11, ASM1834038v1, whole genome shotgun sequence, the genomic segment ttattcctgtaatgctgaattttcagagtcgcatgtttctttagaaatcaatctaatatgctaaattttgtgctaaaatatatctgattgttatcagtgttgaattatcaataatatataatattatcaacagttataaaacggatagttccggtgcttgattctgattggttgagccgcgttcgaagctgttgtaaattactctacaaacatacacctttgtttacttctgtgtgttgctcagcgACCACTTTGTTGGAAGCAcagctgtttctgaggaactacattgtttggtggaagaatactgtttttatttacatcattacactttatttgctctgttttattcggTGAAACTCCGCTTCGCGTTGTGCCTAACAATGCCCCTTatctgttataaattcactgtaaaccacggcttcgtggggcttattgctttattaaaacattttccgTTTCCATTCATTGttggatctgtgcattagttGGAAAAGCCTGCAGAGCTCAATGCCAACATTCAGCTGGCTGTGCTGCCAACCTCACTCGCTCCTTTACAAGGGGGCACGTTTTGCACGGTGAGCGGCTGGGGCGTCACTCAGGTCTACAGTTATTACCTGTCCCCCGTCCTGCGTGCTGTGGACGTCCAGATCATCCCTCAGTgtcaatactactactactacagaATCACGGACAACATGGTGTGCGCCGGCTCCCCGCTGGGTGGAAAAGACTCCTGCCAGgttctgaaacacaaaacacagacagGAAAAGAGACAATATGCATTCAAAATAGATTTTCGATAAAACTAACAGCATCATGGTGTAACACTTAGCACTGTGTGATCCTGTGGTGACACTGTGCTTTGTTTGGCTGCAGGGCGACTCTGGTGGGCCTCTCATCTGTAATGGTTATTTTGAGGGGATTGTGTCCTGGGGCATCAGTTGTGCCAACAAGTATTTCCCAGGAGTCTACACCAAAGTCCGCAACTACGTCACTTGGATCaactggataatcgaaaatgacAGCACCAGCTAGAACCTTCTTTTTCCAAAGGTGGTTGACCTGCCACACCACAGAAATGACACCAGACGGTCAAAAAGACCCAGCGGTCATGTCTGTTACATAAGATATAAATACCAGCATcgaaacttgttttattttgttatgttctcAAACAAGGATGTTCAATtaataaaagtgaaagaaagagcAGAGCAGGTTTTGGATatcacaaagcaaaaaaaaatatttttgtacttaatatttttgtcttgttttccagtacaaatatctaaatgtttttgaatcaagatacatttaagcaagcaaaaaaaaaaaaaaaaaaaaaaaaaacttgttttgccttgtttttaacaaaaactaactAAATTTTGATACATCTTTCaggaaacaagacttaatatctttttaagtaaatgcatcttgatttaagaatgttatGATCTTTGTACTAGAATTTGtggctaaattattatttgtactgACGTAAAATCAAATTCCAACAAACTTAAATGGTCATCTTGATTTAGattctttttattctatttttttccttttattattatttcttccaAGGCAgaagattataaaataataaatcaaatattttccaAGCTTACTATTGCTGTTTGCATATTTATCTCCAACTGTCTGATGTGAAAAGGAAATGCTTTTTCATCATTATTCCACTGTATTATAGTGACCTTTATACCTCGTCCTCACTGTCTCTGGTTGTGGCTAAGGGAAAGGTTGCTAATTTGCCTCTGACTGGAAATTACATAACTTTGCAGCATGACAGCATCGCACACATCAAACACAAGCGTCAGGGAGGTGGGAGAACTGGGAAAAGGGATTGGATGCCGGATCTGGAAAAAACAGAGTCACAGGAAAGTTTGTTGAGCCGCAgaaacacaacacatacacagcaCAGCAACATGGCAGATCAAAAGATGAGAGGTGAGCTTATTAATGGGTTGAATGAGCACTTATCTGGAATAAAAGATTTGATCTGGAAATCCCTAGAGGCCAGGAAATTTGCCTACTGCCCCTACAGCAAGTTCAGAGTCGGGGCGGCACTCCTGACACACGACGGGACGGTTTTCACAGGTGAGGGAAGGCTTGAAATGCACCACAAAGGTCTTTAAGTTGTGCCAATATCAGAGAGTTTCAGCAGTCAGTTCCCAGTGCTGGCTGCGTAAGAAACATCAACTGCTGTAACAAGAGTTTTTGAATACTGTGTGAATAATGTATGAAGGCTGAACTCAATGTGTACTCAGTTTGTCGGCAAAGTCACATAAAAGCTTGTTAAACCATTACTTGCAAACAGAGGGAAGACTAATGGGACTTAAGATTAAGACGTGAAAGGGACTTAACACACACTTTATGAGTCCTTATTATGGGGCTCTCGAATCTGATTGGTCAAGCGTGACAATCAGCGCTCAGGTATTTCCTGATCTTTGCTGGCAATGCTGTCAGCTCATCCAGGAAACTGAATCTGGTGCTATTTTCATGTCTCTCGTATCACGCTACAGACTCGCTCTCTTTTCATTCAAACACATCTGGTGCAATCTTACACCTCAGTTATGGACTGTagtaaaaaattagctttttctAACCAGAATGTTGCTAGAcaaattgttttgtatattttaatgcattattttctctTAGTGGAAGCtaataaacaagtaaaaatatatgtaatgtaatatctTTATCATGGtttcttaagtgtttttttttttttttttttttttttttttttttttttttttttttttgacagaatggAGCATTCTCTCGCAAAAGTATTCCAGTCCCTTGCAAAACAACtaaaccatatatattttttccatcatcATGTTCTCTCCAGGGCTCTGTATGTCACctcccccacccaaaaaaaaaaaaaaaaaaaaaaaaaaaaaaaaaaaaatatttttatacacacacacacacacacacacacacataaaacgggccaaaatatatttaaaatttgttacattataatatatatatatatatatatatatatatatatagaactctTTGATCTGATATATatactaaagcatttaaaatatatttattaatatttaaaaatattttgccctCTAtatccaagaaaatacattcacatatgtCATATGCCCCTGAAACCATTTAGAAATATAGAAGGATCAAAAAGTACAtgtatttcaatttcaaaactaCTGATAACTCTTTGATCCGATTAAGCAATGCAGTTGTTTATTGCTCTTCAAGTGACACAGCCTTGAACAGCCTTGTTTTAATCATCacagaaaagtaaataaaaactcgGCCCATGACCTGACAGGCCTCCTCCAGACCAGCCAAGGGAAACACGAGTGCAAGATGTAccttacataatatttatttgtcttgCGTTCACAGTGTGACATTTAAACTTCATTATTTCTCTACACGGCTGTAATGTGGAAAACGCGTGCTTCTGCTTGGGCATCTGTGCTGAGAAAACTGCCATCTCAAAAGCCGTCTCAGAGGGCTACACGGATTTCAAAGCCATTGCTATTGCAAGGTAAATTTCTACTGCATTCAACAGGCCCTCTAGTGGTTGAATAACATTTCTAACTAGCTCCATAATTGGAAATACTCTCTTAGTATAATACAGCACCAATGTAAGTGTCTTCTGCTCTTTTAGTGATATGTGTGAGCACTTCGTGTCCCCTTGTGGTGGCTGCAGACAATTCATGAGAGAGGCAAGTTTCATTTACCACAGTATTTCACAGCATAGGCTACTCAAGGTTTCATTAAACATGTTATTTTGGTTTTCGCCTGAACAGTTCGGTGCAAACTGGGACGTGTATTTGTCCAAACCCGACGGTTCCTACGTGGAGATGACTGTTGAGGAACTGCTGCCTGCGTCTTTCGGTCCAGAggatttaaaaatgaagaaagtgAATATTCGGAACGAGTTTTAGACAATAAACTCTTTGTAGTTTCGGTTTCGCTGTGTAGACAGAAAATGTTTATGTGGATTAATGGTGTTTAATAATGTGTGTTACTGTTAAGGAATGTTACAatgttgtaaattgtaaaaaatatatattttaaataaatacagtcaaTGCAGTTATATAAGTGAACACATGTTGCTACAGtacaaactttattattatttttaaacaatgcacACGATCTATAAATCAACCACAAAAAgtgcaacataaaaataatgtcattttcattaactagagacatttttaaaattcttaaagTGGTAGTGAGAATTCAGATACAgcaagaacctttattttaatattgagttAATGAACGAAAGAATCCTAAGCAAGTCATCAATGTGCAAAACATGACACAAATGGCATTAAAGAAACTATGGGCTTGAAGGAAAGGCAGCACATGCACAACTGGCAGTAAAATCTAATATCATCTCAAGTTGTCAAAACGTGTTTTTTTTCATGCAGCACGTTTTAGAAAATTTGTAGTTGGGAGATTTTGCATTAGTAGATTGACTAAACCTTTTCCAcaaactttttttctaattccTATTATCCAAATAGTGACTCTGACTGGAAAAAGGCAGAATGGAAATCTTAATACGAGCTGCTTCTGACACCTGGGCCGTTTCTTGAATTCACAGGATGCAGTTATAAGGGATGGGCCGTAGCCGCCACATACCCAGCAGTGTAAAGACACATCTAGCCCTGACTGAAGCTACATAGAGTGGCTTTATCTGGGTACTGGCATCCATACAGTAATGAAACAACCATAATAACAAAAAGACAGTGTACGTTACAGATGGAAAGGAGTTTTGCCCCTAAAGCAGCTGACGAGCACATGGTGCTCTAAATAAAGACACCCTCTACTCATCACCAGTGCGTTTTACTGAATAACTTAATGTCTTTTAAAGTAACCAAGTCATTTGGATCACAAAGATGTTGAGCACCTTTCACGTCACTACAGCAGAGGATCCCATGAGGACAAACGCGAGTCTTATTTCTGTGGTGTTATGGTGTCCAGACCGGGCCAGGCTGGAACGTAGTGCCTTGGTAGAGTTCCTTCCATCAGCCTCTCCATCCACAGACCCAGTCGGTCTAGTT encodes:
- the LOC109086126 gene encoding trypsin-3-like; this encodes MKKWLEYTLLLIISTLHGSLQQRIIGGQEVEPYSIKYQASIQYNNYHYCGGTLIHRQWVVTAAHCWRPSYLIKVVLSEHKLSSKEGVEQVFSVSRVLVNYMYSYRTFDSDIMLLKLEKPAELNANIQLAVLPTSLAPLQGGTFCTVSGWGVTQVYSYYLSPVLRAVDVQIIPQCQYYYYYRITDNMVCAGSPLGGKDSCQGDSGGPLICNGYFEGIVSWGISCANKYFPGVYTKVRNYVTWINWIIENDSTS
- the cdab gene encoding cytidine deaminase b, whose protein sequence is MPDLEKTESQESLLSRRNTTHTQHSNMADQKMRGELINGLNEHLSGIKDLIWKSLEARKFAYCPYSKFRVGAALLTHDGTVFTGCNVENACFCLGICAEKTAISKAVSEGYTDFKAIAIASDMCEHFVSPCGGCRQFMREFGANWDVYLSKPDGSYVEMTVEELLPASFGPEDLKMKKVNIRNEF